One window from the genome of Esox lucius isolate fEsoLuc1 chromosome 23, fEsoLuc1.pri, whole genome shotgun sequence encodes:
- the lhfpl3 gene encoding LHFPL tetraspan subfamily member 3 protein encodes MVPGAPATMLPASEAAKIYQTNYVRNSRAIGVLWAIFTILFAIVNVVCFIQPYWIGDGMDTPQAGYFGLFHYCIGSGMSRDLKCQGSFMEFSTIPSGAFKAASFFIGMSMALVIGCIGCFTLFFFCSTGTVYKICGWMQLAAGTCLILGCMIYPDGWDSDEVKRMCGEQTDKYTLGACSVRWAYILAIMGIMDALILSFLAFVLGNRQDGLMADELLDKTGNSI; translated from the exons ATGGTGCCTGGTGCTCCAGCAACGATGCTTCCCGCCTCCGAGGCTGCCAAAATATACCAGACCAACTACGTGAGGAACTCCCGCGCTATCGGGGTTCTGTGGGCCATATTTACCATACTCTTTGCTATAGTCAACGTGGTGTGCTTCATCCAGCCCTATTGGATTGGAGACGGGATGGATACACCCCAGGCCGGTTACTTCGGCCTTTTCCACTACTGCATCGGCAGCGGGATGTCCCGGGACCTGAAATGCCAGGGCAGCTTTATGGAGTTCAGCACCATCCCTTCCGGTGCCTTCAAGGCCGCGTCCTTCTTCATCGGGATGTCCATGGCGCTTGTCATCGGATGCATCGGCTGCTTCACGCTCTTTTTCTTCTGCAGCACTGGCACGGTTTACAAGATCTGCGGCTGGATGCAGCTTGCTGCTG GTACGTGCCTGATCTTGGGCTGCATGATCTACCCAGACGGCTGGGACAGTGACGAGGTGAAGAGGATGTGTGGGGAGCAGACAGACAAGTACACCCTGGGAGCATGCTCCGTGCGCTGGGCATACATCCTGGCTATCATGGGCATCATGGATGCCCTGATACTTTCCTTCCTGGCTTTTGTCCTGGGCAACCGGCAGGATGGTCTGATGGCTGATGAACTGCTGGACA aAACTGGTAATTCAATATAA